The DNA region AGTTGCATGGGACGGCTGTGTTGGAGAGTTCTGTTAGCACCGTAAACGGACTCTCCAGGAACGACGGAACGTTGTTTCTGAAGCATATGGGAGGATCCGGCGTCCTTTTGAAACGCTGGTCTAGGATGCCTCGGTTCAGTGTGGACGGCGCAGTTCGCCCGTGTCTAAAAACCGTTCAGGTTCGATAGTGACCTCGACATCGACCGTGGATCCAACAGAGTCACCATATAACATTGATGTTTTTCCTTTGCAAAGTCTCGGCTTCGAAAATGGGGTGTTGAAAGCAGGTTGTTACTTTGGAGCGCGGAGCAAAAAGGCGGAACGATATCTTTCGCTTTGATCTGCTGACTCGAGTTGAAGGCCACGACGAGCCATGAACGCGATCGGTTTGAGGGACAGCCAACCTGACTCCCAGGTGATGCACAGACTTCGCCAACCGAGACGAACACTGTGTTTCCGGCGACTTCCATCTGCCGCTCGGCCCTTTTAAGTGGGCGGGGGACTTCGCAACAGATACTGCTTGAAGTGCGTCTTATGTAAATTTAAGACATGTCAGAGGAAGTTTTCGAGGGCGAGTGCTCAGAAGGTAGAGCACAACGCGGCGCAGTGTGCCTTCGATTGCTGCGTATTTGCAGATTACCCAGATCTACAGGGTACTGCCAGTTACCTATATCACGTCTCCGCACAATCCGATTTCCGTTCAACAACGAACGATGGGTTGATTTCTTGGTACGACGGAAGCGGCGATGGAGATTTAACCGCCAATCTGCCGTACGGACTCCGGTTATCAACGAGTGTGGTCTCGAGATCGAGTGCGCGACGGCACTTCCATATGAGGGAGAGTAGTAGAATTAAAAAAACTGAAGCCGCTTGCGACGAAGCCTACCCAAATTGCCACGTGCCTTGATCACTTTTTGAACCGATGTGCGTCGTCTGTTAAACACACTATTAGGTGGCGCCAGTGTCGAGGAGCTACCAGCCCAAGTACACTGTTAGAATCAATGGGTCCGATTCAGTCTAGAGTCCGCTTCACGTTCTTCACTACAGATGGAAAAACAACCCGGCAcggggaaaaaaagaaccCTTCGCACGGGCCAGGCATTGTCGCGTAGTGGCAAGAGGTCCGCGGTATTAATGGAAAGCATTCTACACAAGCCCACTACCCACCATCGTTTTTCTCTGACACATATTTGCGACGGCCTACTGCACATCAGCAGAGTCTTGAGAGGTGATTCGCTGTATATAGAGGCGCACTGGCAACCGCAACCCCCTGCCACTGCCGAAATATTTTCACAGTCCTCTTTCACCGGCGCTTCTGTTCCCTTGCTCCCACCTCAACAGCCTTTCCGCACTTTTAGGAGCACCACACTCCTGCTCCTGTCCGGTAGTTCCTTTTTGCTCGAGTGTAAGCAACGTTCTCCGCGTGATTATGTCAGACAGTTAAGCATTCCATATTCCGCCATTTGCAGCCCGCTCTATAACTGTCTTGAATCCGCTAGACCCTAGCGGACTTGGCTTTCTGCGACTACAAGACGACTCTCGTTCGCCTTGTCCTGCGTCTCAGAGTCGTGTTTACCACACATTCACAAAAATTCTGGGAACGAGCAACCGCATCCAGTAAATACCGAGAAATCACCATACGCAACAACTGACTTGAAGTGCATGTCTGCAATGCCGCAGCACGGCCACACTAAGCGCTGTACCGAATTCCACGCTACAGAAGGCTTGATGGAAGTCGAAATCTCTGGTAAACGGCAACAGGGGGGAAAGACTTTATAGGAGCGCTTTCACCATGTTTTGAATCAGGCCGCCTCAGTCCGGTGTTCCTCCAGCTGCTCCACACCATGGCTGCAACACAGGACAGGATATCCGGCAAAACCACGCATTTCTGCAAAGAGGAGCACTCCTCGCTTCAGGACAACTTCCCGGACGACTGTTAGGTCCTGTCCGCTTTTCTGGTCACGtcattttcttctctgacCGCTACAcgccaaagagaagaacaaccACATGCTGCAATAAAGACAAGCGCGACAGAACGCAGGAAACCCACCACCCcgcaaagaaagaaaagaacgcatGGCAGAAAAGTGCCGAGGACTTCGCTTACCGGATGAGTTTCAAGACCTCAGCCACGTCCTTCGCCTGTTGGACGGCCTCTGGTGAGACGACAATTGTGGAGTCCGCCGCTCGCTAAAAGGCAAATCCAACAAAATCGAGAGGCAACATTGCTATGTCTTAACGTTTACGAGACCGTCTTGGCCACCGCGTTTTCCGTCCAGATTTACCGGACAATATTCCCGCGAAGCGCAAAGACCTCCCCGACGGCAGGGTATTTCCGAGCTCCGACACATTCGTGCATCAGGGAATGCGGCAGCAAGAAAAGCATTCACAGGACCACTCCGGAGTGACTGCTCGCCCTCGGAGTTGAGTCTCTCCACAGTGCCCCGGTATGCTTCCACGAGCAAAGTGCTGATCCCAGCAGAATTTGCGGTTAACACATCAAGCGACTCTCCACATGGTCCTCGTTTCATAAGCCAGAATCGTCAGAAAATATCGAGTATCAGCACCGAGAACCTACCCATACACCCACGAACCCCCGCGCCCGGCAACAGGTTCCGCACTCCGAAAGCGAATCGTCAAGTTATGATTTGATGTAAATTTCGTGCTTTCGTGGATAGTGAAGGAGCGGGAGTGGCAACGTATCTGCCCTCGACACCTAGGGATGGCCGTCGTGCTAAAGCGCTAGACTTACTCGAAGgagttcttcttcctctgggTTGCCGCCTTCAAGAAATGCTCCTTGAACCGTTTGGTCGGAGTCGATCCACAAGGCAATAATTTTCCGCGATATTTGTCTATCAAAATCATTTACCAGCACTGGGGTGCCTGCGaacaagacaaaaaacggaaaagggTTGAGCATCCTGGCCcacgcgcgttttcgtcACACGTTCTGGAAGAGAGCCACGCAAAGGCATACGACTTTTGAGGCATACAAAGGCACGCCTGAGACTTGTCAGCTCTCAGCGAACTACGTCGCGGCCGCCGAAACTCTGCTGGACGAACCGCACGCGCCCAGGGAAATCGCTGGCTGTTTTGTCGGGCCATGGACATGCAGTCCTGGTAGCCTTCAATGAAGATGCGTCAAAGAAAAAAGTGGATTTCCCACACGAACTGTCTCCCGACCTCACACAGCCGCGGAAACGCTTGTGCGGGAACTTTTGTTTCTCAGCAACACCAGGTTTCCAGTGCGAGCCTCCTCCCCCGCAAAACATTCCGTTTTTGCGGCTCTGTCACGGACCCTGCCATGCCGTCACGCCTGGTTTTGTCTATTCCCTTCAGTGtgcccgcctcgcccccggCGGCTGTGAGGAGCGCAAGTTCAGCAGTTCCGCGCGAAGCGTACCTCTGCGAAAACCGAAAAATTTCCACGACAAGTCGAAGATGCGCGAATAGTAAATCGGCAGGAACTGATATCCGGTGTCGCTACCGCATCCCTAGATGCACaccagaaagaaagacgcaaaacGATGCCAACATCTACACGTGTACCACTGCAAAGCTGGGCCGATCCAGTAAGACCCTTCACGCTGACGAGCCGTGCTTcaaaaaaaggcaaacgcgttttttgcaGCGAACGAGCGGTGACAAAAAGGGCAGCAGAAACTTCAAAACAGAGACGTGGGCTCTCTAAAGGCGGACGCCCATTCTTTCACTGCTCCCCCGTATACCCCGACGCGTGTGGTACCGACAGACGCCGGCAGcacgcctttctctgcctggaGGAACCGAGTTCCCCGCGCGCCTTCGGGCCTTCCCACTACTCACCTCGGAGCGATTCGACGCTCCAGCTTTGGCCGAGTCCGAGTCTTCCCCTGGGGGAACGGCGCGCTGCGGCTGCCCATCCTCGGCAGCCGCCAAGGCAGCTGCGTTGAcggtttcctcttcctcagcctCTTGAAGGACGttgcaggtgtctccgcgcgctctcgcctcctgttcctctttcctctcgagcCAGCGCAAATGCTTGGCGAGGTAGGCAGCCATGGACCGCGCGTTCCACACGTGCTCGTACCTGACTGGCCGCCCTCCGACCCGCGAGTGGGGAAACGCTGCGACGTCGCCAATGGCGAAGACTTCCGGATACGGATTCTGCGCAGAAGCCGCCGCGATTTGCACTtcgcgagagggaaacgcttGGAGGTGCTCGTCGACTTGGATTCCCCCGCCTACGCACTCGTCAGCCAACATTACCTGCCctgagcagaaagagacaaagccgCCGCCACACGGCCTTGCCCGATTGCTTGTGCAGGCTCACAGCGAAGCCGATACACGATACACACGCTCAACCCCCTCCCCACGCTACACCCTTTGCGTGCACAGATTCAGACGACAACACGGCGACGAACCGACAGTGGACAGCGCTCCGGCGTTCGCGGACGACCGGCGACTCCACCTCGCTTTTGCAACTTGCAGAAAACGCCCAAAAAGCTGCCGGAGAAGCTGTTGTAGCGACTTAGTTCCTAGACGAATTCAGACGACAGCAAAGCCCGCCGGACCCCGGGCATCGCCATGACCGCCACTCCCAGTACGCTGGTCCTGATCACACGAGCATCTGAGTagccgttttctcgcgctaTTAACACGAGTGGAGAACCAGTAATCCGAATATTGCGCGGTAGAACATAACCGCTGTGAAATAGCATTGTCAACGTCGTAAAAGAGTGAGATCCAACGCCTTCCGCCGTTTTCGACTCGGGCTTCGGCACAAACAAAACACACACGAGGATGCATGGGGCGGGCacccgccttcctcgcgagcCACAGAATCACTGCATGCCCCTGCCCCGCTTCAAACACGCGCAGAGAACCATCCCATGTCCATAATTCCCCCTCAAAAGCTGCTCTCTTCGTGAGGAAGTCTGGAAGAGCTAGGTCCTCACGGTTGAGAAACTCGACGACCGGCCGACTGCCCAGTGCAGCCACAACAAAGTCCGCCTCCAGAACGTGGCTGCTCCCGTCGCTGTCCGTGATTCGCACCGCCGAGACCCTAGACCGCAGAACAGAAAACGTTTCAACAAACAAGTCAAAGCGCACACTTCCTTTGCGAAGGCGGCGGTCGGCGGTCGCTGCAGTCCGCACGCTTCCGCCACCACGCGACACGGCAAGGTCAAAGGCCCCACAGAGAGGCTACGTACACTTGGAGTGCGCGTCAACTACTATTCGCTGCCTGTGCGCTGAACTCTTGCGTGCAGACCCGTGAACTCCTAACGCCGGCGCGCAACTTCTCTGCGGCTTTGCCAGACTACGCCCGCCACCACGCGCCTGACTGCTTTCTTCAACAAACGCGGCACGACAGCGCGCGTGGCGGCTGCCCGTCGACTGTGTTCGGCAACGTCCAGAGTTCCGGCCAAAGCGCGCGCTGCCTGCAGATCTAAACCGCTCAcctgctgtcgctgtctACATCGCGAACGAGGTTCTGGACGGACGCGTTCTTGATGACTGTCACGCCCCGCTGCTCGAACTGCTTTTCGTAAAAGCCCGAGAGCTCCGGAGTGAAGATCTTGGACAAGATGCGCGCGCTGTGTGTCACCATGACCACTTTAAGCCCCTGTCACGGGTAAACAAAGAGACGCACCGAGCTGTCAGGGCTTCCACAGAGTCCCGCGtgctcggcctcgccgcgctcaCCGCGGCTCCAGAGTCTTAGAGTGTTGACGAGTGTATACCCGGACTCCACGCGCAGCACCGGCAGTGAATCGACGTCCGCTTTAAAAAAACCTTCTCGCTCCAAACTCTGCGCTCTACAGGGTGCCTGGGAGATGTACGAGCTCTGCAGACTCCTCAGAGGCGCTGCGTTGCCGTCTTTTCCCCACAGGTGATTCCGTGCAGGTTGGCATGGCTTCCGAACAACCTCTGCCTCGAATGGTCTCGCATGCACTTTCTCACCAGCTGGCATAGAGCCGCGGCGACTTCCGTGCCTGTGAATCCGGAGCCGAGGACGACAGCAGATCCCTTGGACGCGTCCGCCGTCCCCAGAGCGTTGTCCGAGGACGGAAGAGCTTGGTTCAACGCCGCGCAGGATCGCGCCTGGATTTGCTTGACGAAATCCACGAtttgcttcgcctcgctggcGAACCGAAAGGTGAAAATGTTGAACGGAACACCTCTGAGGTTCCACATGCCGAGGCCTGACGCAAGGCGAAAGGACGAAAACAGGACTGGCGGCGTGACACACACGTGACGAACCACCGGTACAGGGTAGAAGGCGTGCCTTCCCGACGCTGCAAATCTACACCGACAGAGTCATGGGACGCCGCGTTCTTTCCCCAGGAGTTTGAACATGATGTTCTCAGACGAGAAACACGAAAGCCAGACACAAGGAAAtccgcgcgagacgccggcAGATGGTCACAGCGAGAACGTGAGTCTCTTTCTTAGCCACAAACTTTTTTTCCTCCTGGTTCAGTCATTATCTCGATCCAGGCTGTCTTTGATCCTCCGGAAGTCAACAGCTCCCGCAGCTCGGATCGCCCGGGTCTTGCGTCCCAGGGGACGCTCGCCTTTCAGCGAACCAAGAGAAGCCAGTGGGCGTGTGCAGACCTTCCAAAGGATTCGCGTCGTTTttccgcctcgcgtctcgcttaCCGACGAAGTCCACCGGTCTCAGACCCGTCGCGACGATCAGCTTGTCGAAGTAGACAGTTCGCTGCGAGCTTTGCAACGACGCACTCCGGTTCGCCAAGTCGACAGACGAGACGGTCTCGTTGAGCAGCACGTGAACGCCCCGGGCGATGTACCACTGGGCGTCTTGAATTGCGCCGCTGATGCCCGCCGCAACGTTGAAGTTGGGGAAGTTTGCCTTCCCAAGGAGAAAGCCCTGTAAacacgcgagaaacgagcggagagcgagcgaTCTTGCATCGAAAAACACCCCAGGGTGACGCACCACGCGAGGACTTCCAAACTCGAGAGGAGCCGAGCTCAACCGCCTGGCCCGTGATACTCGCGAGTGACGCATttgcgagaggcgccgcgacagaaaaaggtGCGTGACTCAAGGTGTCCTGTTCGCTGAGACACTTTCCAAGAAACTCGGAACGCGAGACGGCCTGAGCACAGCCCGGAGTTCGACATCAGGGAACACCCGGTTTTCGTCCCGGGCGCGCAGCTGGTCCCCTGCCAGGGAGGCGgggcgctctctccgcttccctGGCGTGGGTGAACAGGCAGTTCCTGCCCCGGGGAAAGCGCGTTTTGTCGTCTTTTTCCGAGGTTCACGGATCTGCGGAGTCCTCCTGGACGAtgcgtcgcgttttctcagCGCGTACCTTGGAGAGAGCCGGCCGTTCATAGGGCAGAACGGCTTCGGAAGACACCAGCAGAAAGCGCAGCTTTGCGTCTTGCTCTTGAAGCGACAACTGGGCCAGGCCTTGTGCGCGGGAGGTCGAGGAACCCCGAGACGCTGTCGGATACGGAGCAGCCCGTACACTCGACGCGTCCTTGCTTGCGTCAAGGGCCCGCTGGCCGTCTCGCTTTGTTTCTTTCCCACCTGCACGCTCTCCGGCGCACAGACTCCCTCTGGTTCCCTCTGCGGGGGGCCAAGCGTCGAGGCTCCGGCCTGCATTTCTGTCCGAATTTCCCGTACTGCCTGGCGCCACGTTCCCCGCCGCTGCTCCAGCGGTCTTCCCGCTGATTCCCGCGCGGCCTTGCTGGAGCGGTTCCGCGAAATAATGGAAAAAATACCCCGCTGCGACGCCTCCGCCAACCACGAGATACTTCACGCGCAGTGGATCCGCCGCCGGGGGGGACAACTGCT from Neospora caninum Liverpool complete genome, chromosome VIIb includes:
- a CDS encoding Pyridine nucleotide-disulphide oxidoreductase family protein, related — translated: MASPLESAEDFAQQLSPPAADPLRVKYLVVGGGVAAGYFFHYFAEPLQQGRAGISGKTAGAAAGNVAPGSTGNSDRNAGRSLDAWPPAEGTRGSLCAGERAGGKETKRDGQRALDASKDASSVRAAPYPTASRGSSTSRAQGLAQLSLQEQDAKLRFLLVSSEAVLPYERPALSKGFLLGKANFPNFNVAAGISGAIQDAQWYIARGVHVLLNETVSSVDLANRSASLQSSQRTVYFDKLIVATGLRPVDFVGLGMWNLRGVPFNIFTFRFASEAKQIVDFVKQIQARSCAALNQALPSSDNALGTADASKGSAVVLGSGFTGTEVAAALCQLGLKVVMVTHSARILSKIFTPELSGFYEKQFEQRGVTVIKNASVQNLVRDVDSDSRVSAVRITDSDGSSHVLEADFVVAALGSRPVVEFLNRQVMLADECVGGGIQVDEHLQAFPSREVQIAAASAQNPYPEVFAIGDVAAFPHSRVGGRPVRYEHVWNARSMAAYLAKHLRWLERKEEQEARARGDTCNVLQEAEEEETVNAAALAAAEDGQPQRAVPPGEDSDSAKAGASNRSEGCGSDTGYQFLPIYYSRIFDLSWKFFGFRRGTPVLVNDFDRQISRKIIALWIDSDQTVQGAFLEGGNPEEEELLRRAADSTIVVSPEAVQQAKDVAEVLKLIRHGVEQLEEHRTEAA